Genomic window (Vanessa tameamea isolate UH-Manoa-2023 chromosome 3, ilVanTame1 primary haplotype, whole genome shotgun sequence):
GTATTAGCTGAAATACCAGTAATTTCTGCTTCATAAAACTGAAAAAGAAatgtagaatattattataagtaaaagaatgtaaaacattttatttattttgaagaattaaacagaaatatgatTCTTACATTATTATCTTCCCAGTATAGGGCAAGGCAACGATCTCCAACTTTCCAATTTATATCAGCAACACCAAGCATAGCTCTAGCCTGTTCATTCACAGCTGCATTCTGGAAACCGAGAAGTGATCCTGGCAAGAAGGGTCCTCCAGTGCGCATTGTATTAAATTCTTGAGGCCTAGAACCATAACCATATTGACGCCCACTGAAGCCACCTTGAGTGCCACTCATATAGTTCATATTTGAATACATGGGATTCTGCTGAGGTTCCATATATCCATTATGCTgctgctgttgttgttgttgttgttgttgttgttgctgctgctgctgctgtacCGTTTGTTGTTGCCTACGTTGGTACTGCTGATCCTGATACTTCTGAACATCATTGTTTCTCCTAAATGGTGGTACATCTGGCATATTCTGATTTGGCATATATGATTGTTTTGGAGCATAAGCTTGCTCAggataattttgataattccTACCAGGTGATAGTTCCTCACTAGACCGTGTTTGACttgtaagtaaatttaaattagctgTAGCATCAACTAAGTTATCCATGGGgtttatattattacgaaaaCCAGGTGGCTGATTCATGTTATTGTCATTAAAGTTTCCTTCATTTCTCATATTAATTTCAGGATATTGGGTATGAGACTGATATGCATTGTTATAatgtaaattcatattatttatatatagattggCTGGatgttgttgtttatttttttcttctaactTCCTTTGAAATCTTGGTGGTTTTTCATTCTGTGTTTGGTATTTTCTATCTTCTCTGTGTGAATTGTGGTAATTGTCATTTGAATAGTGACCTCTATCTGATCGATGTCTGGGGCCATCATATCTAGACCCATGTGATCGTGAGTTGTTTTTGGCACTGTTTCGGTCTCTATTTCCATAGCCTCTATCACCTCTGTCTTCCGAAGGTGTGTTATATTCCCTGCGACTATTCTTGTCTTTATCTGGTACATTAGGCAATTTATCTTCTAAGAAGTCAAACAATGACACTTTCCCTGATGGTTTAACTGGAATACCATCTTCATCATTTATTTCCTTATTTCTTCCTTTCCGTTTTGGTTGATCTGGTTCTTTTGGTTTTTCTTTACTTCTATTTTCAGAATTATCTCTTTTTTGCAATATCCTAAGTGCCCTCTCAACATTGTTCTTGGTATATTTGAGAGCATTTTCAGCCTGTTCCTCAGAAAATCCAGCATCAACAATTTTTTGCACATTTGCATCTAACAGTGGCTTAGTTCCTCCGCCGAATACctgaaatcaaaaataaaatttaagagaatttgaataattatagtagcggcacgctatgatggccgttttgacgtttgcccgctcatgaagtttcgtatttaataaataattacatcaaaggagcaaattgttgttctttattgtcaatagtgacgtgcagttagtcataaaatttatcgaatgtgatttctaaactacaaatattagggtacagcgaagataacttttttatttatttttttgcgtaaacatGTACatcacactctcacactcgacctcgtagtcggtgttatatttgtgttgacagtaaatattttatctattttataaattatttattttattttattttttcgttcgaatatattacttaaacttattttatattttttttattaaacatttttaatcagatactacttgcaacaaaaacttgaattaaattacttgcaaaaaaacaaagatttgaatatattatattgataataaatttacatttcacatcacttttttaatgtgtcaaaacggccatcgtatcttgccgctagaatagTCAGTTTGATGAAAATCCACTGAAAAGTTTCATACTTTTTTGACACCAGACATTCTTTGTGCCTCCGCAATAGCTCCTTTCCTCTGAGCTTCAAATTCAGCATTATCTTGTTTTGCTGCTTCTTGCAAACTCTTAAATTGTTTATCTACAGGCAGGGCTTCCAATCTTTGTCCAAATGCTATCCAAGGAGGAGGACCACCATCAACTCCTATACCACctgttgtaataatattatgtttattttttacaatacaaaatagtttatgtataatttatggctcatcataaattatatgaataaagtatataaatctttttttttaaatatttaataaagtatttgtaCAAATATGTGTGATTTGCAAAACTTATCTTTAATAGTAGAATTTAATGCTCTCAAAGATATATGAGATTAATTCTGCAAAacaacaacatttatataatacgaatGAATACTAAGATTAATATAGAGATGTATATTgagattttaaactttaaaaattgttataaattttacatcatttatcatataaatagagATGAAGaaactatgatattatttattattaaatgatagcTCACCCCTTGTATGTTTAGCTAGGCTACGATTTAGTTCCCATTTTTCAATCATGAGAGAAACTTTTCCCCCCAAAACTGATATTACAGCCGGTGTCAGCCATATTACTCCATGACACACTTCTAGATCTTCATTCTTTAGTAGCAACTTTGTGCCGGGTGGAGTATTAATACTAAGACTTGGGATTGGACTTGTTTCTAAACCTACACATGTTGACTTTCCATCGTGTAACGTCAACTTTAGCATCCGAGGAGCAGAAGTTGATTCTTCATTGGCTTTAGGAGCAGCTACATTTCTGATCTTTTGAATTTGAACAACTATTGGCTTCTCCAATTTAGTAGGATCTTTAGTAAACTCTTCAGGAAATGCTGTGTCACCAATATCTCTTAagtcaaactaaaatataatcaacaaattattaatattctaaaatatggAATACAATACATTCATTATTTCTAATTGGAAAATTAAGGAATAAAATAGAACCATTACAGTACTTACATCTAAAGCTCTTCTGCTTAGGATATTTACATCTTGTATTTGACCATTTTCACTAATAATATCAATACCATCTTGACTTAAGTGCCTAAAAGTATAATCAAATGTTACACGCGTTAATAGTGATATATTATAACCatcttcaataattatatttcacttaCCATCCCAAATCTTTGAGATTATCTCTGAGTGTCatgttttcatttgtatttaaaatatatcacaaattTAACGTAACTGATAAATAAAACCTCGCAGACACACCGAATCTCACTTGTCCATTTGTCAAACTTTTTTCTACAGAGTAAATCTATCACTAGACATattgtagataataaaataatatatgttctaTTAACCAACCAACTTacacataaattttaaattcaaaatataataatgtgtttaatatttatttggtgaccatattaagaaaaaaaaaatactatctcCATAACAGTGATATATTTACGGtacaatatattcaattatattatctgttgaCTATAGAATGTTGACTAAGTTCAATGAACTCTTGGACTGTAACTTACGTTGAGTCTCAAAccttagataaatatattacattttatcttattattgatAAGTTTATACTTATACCGCTTTAGATTAGTCTTTAATATTTTGCCTAAGAGTTAAGGTGCCCTCTACGATGTCTTCGGTAAGGTTTTTactgtacatattaaaatatgtttgtttacgtcatttcttattttattataaaacctaTAACTTATTTCACAGACTCATATATTCAACGTTGAAATGACTTGTGAAGGGTGTTCAGGTGCTGTCGAGAGAGTACTAAACCGATTAAAAGGCCAAGGAGTGGATAACATCTCAATTTCATTACCAGATCAAAAAGTTATAGTAACTTCAACTCTGAGTGCAGATCAACTGCTTgaagtaataaagaaaacagGGAAAAAAACCACATATGTtggaacacaataaaaatagtaactCTAATAATGGCAAGTTGAGAGtgtataaagtatatgttgAACAATGAAACCAACTATTAATCAaagaaatatgttatatgtttatacCCTACcatgtaatttattgtttaaagtgGATAGttgtttataagtatattttattgttatgttttaaaaaggtatacattttcttttttgtattataacttTGATGCAGCTTTACATCATTTATGGGTATTAATGATTGAATGTCTAAAGTGTATGAGCcagtatttttatgaataaatactttattttttatatatttataatttcatttttcataatatattatcagaaacatatacaataagtattaattattgttgGTTATGACATCTTCGAGTGAATTAAGTCTTAAGTCAACAATGTCCACTGCTTCATGAAGAGCATTCAAATGATCAACAATGGCATTTACAGTTGGTAGTATATCAGCACAGTCACATTCCTTTATTTTACTTATCCCACttacataagttttatttaaagtcttaatttttttaataagtggcTCATGTAAGTGTGTTTCATTTTGACTGATAGTTTTAAAGCCACTATTGAGAGGAAAACTTCTTTTACGTCCAACCCATTCTATAGTGCCACTAGTGTAACAAACATCATCATTTCCAAGCTTGATCATACCAAATATGTCTTCATCATTTTTATCAGTTCTGGTAGATTTATTATGAATGGATGGTATTGTATATGTGGCAGGACTTGGTGGTGTACGTGGAATATGACTAATATGTCCTACACTGTATGAAGAATATTCACCGGACTGATCTTCTCCATGACGTTGCATGTTTGAATTATCATCAATTCTTGCAGAATTATTTAAAGGTGCAAAAGTGAGTCGTGAAGAACCTTGATTCTGACTTTGTTGACTTGACTCAATCATAGTGCCATGTGCATTAGGTGCACTTTCTTGCAAATTGTGATTAAATGAATCAACACTTAATTCTGGCACATTATCAATATGCACAAAAGTAGTCACAGGATACTTTGTACTATGATAGCATTGATACCAAATCTTCACACCCTATTTGgtggattaattttattattttttaatcatacttTAAAACTGTCTATAgatgaatatttttagtaaagtcACAATTATCTCTGAACTCTAGTTTTTGAAGTTCTATGGCATAATTTGTTTTGATCTTTCCCAATAACAGTTCCTGAATAAAATGGACAATCATGTTTcttttacttatttacaaaaacatggTGTTACACTAGttactaataaaactaaactactGCTATCTCTTTTTGATAACTTGGGTTCTatccttttttaataaactaacttTAGAATTATGTGACCTAGATGTTGACACTGCATTTTGTTCAACATTTTCCTTTGCTTCACCATCAAGTTCAGTGAAAATAGTTCTCCAAATAAAAACCTAAAACAAATAAGCACAACAAAAGTTACACAATCAGGAAGCTTAGAAAAATAATgagttatttataagtaaaaagacATTAACCAATTTATCATCACCAGCAGAAGCAAAACTTTTTCCACTTGGAGAAAATGCAACAGCATTTACTGGACCGCTGTGACCACTTAGTGTAAATATTGGGTGTCCTTCCAACAAATCTAAAATCTGTAaggaataaagaatataagatGTCAAAATTGTGtaacatatatgtaaaaatatattagtctaaataaaattgttaaatcaCCTTCATCTTGCCATCCTTACTAGAAGTCAATATATAACTTCCACTAGGATGGAATGTCAATTGTGTTATTGCATCACTGTGGATACTGAAATACAAAaccataacaatatttaattattttaaattgatcaaGATTTTAGACCTttcttacaataatatacataaatacctaTAATACTGTACAAGATTATGGGTTCTGATATCATAAAGTTTCACATTTCCATGTGATGTGCCAACAGCGATGTAACACCCAGATGGATGCCATGCCAAATACATCCCATGGCCTTTCTGgtctttatatgtatgtatacattctCCACTGTCAGGGTTCCATAGTCTTGTTGTCTTGTCATCTGAGCAGGAAGCTATAATAGATCCATCATGAGACATACAAGCTCTTCGAACCCAGTTTGTATGCCCTACAAATGATGCCAGGAATTTATGCTTCTCACTTGaccataattttactattttgtcATCCGATGCAGTTACTATCTATAAATGTAGtacaaaagttttttaatttgaatgtattttatgaattcattaataaaagtgTTTAAAGTCAGTCTTACCTTGGACCCATCCGGACTAAATTGGACAGAGCGAACTGTCTGAGAATGAGCTTTGAACATTCCTGTGCTTCCAGTAACTGTCGGAACCCAAAGCCTGACAGTTTTGTCACGGGATGCTGAAGCCATATATTTACCAGATGGCGAAAAAGTTACATCCATTACAGCTTCATCATGGCCTTGAAATCTATAACTTCTCATCGTACCACGCAGATCCCAAAGCTAAAACATTATGGTTTATAACTGTATAAGTTACGAtataaaaagtacatatataataatttattatataccaacCAGAACGCTATTATCCATAGAACTACTAGCTAATTGTTTTTCATTGGGATTGTAGAATAAAGCTGTAATACTGTTGCGATGTccttttaattgtttttctaaCGATGGTTCCAagtttgtaatattgttattcatttttatagtcGAAAATGTATGTTTACGTTAACAGGTTAACGGTAAGCTTACAATTCATCCgagttcaaattttatttaacaacttGAACTAAGAAAATTCAAACTGACAAACTTGTTATTCAAAACAAATGCCATAGACATTAGACATGATAGACTTAAGACTATTATCTCTTAGTTAGCGATTATCTGATTCGaccttactttttttaaatattttaataaaaagtagtaCTGCCATGATTTtccttagtattttttttctgaatatgaCCAATtcgatttttctttaaatattgcaTCCCAGTGTTtgcataagaaaaataataaaacaattgcaaaataatacttaaacaaTGTCGGTATATTGGCGCTTCGCATTGTATCTAGGTATCTGTGcaagaatttaagaaaataagatTGGTTATGGACTTGGTCAATTTTCAGAAACATTTTTGTGCCACACGAGGTATTTCTTATGTTTTGAATGTGGATTTTATGTTCTTTTGCAATTTAGCTTAAATAGTTTGACAATTTTATTGAGTCATAAGTTCTATATATTATTCTGAATCAATAAATAACGTTAAAGTTCCTTAAcatgtgataattattttttgaggTAGTTGTTCACGACTAAGACCGGGTGTATGCCATTAAAATGATCGTATAGTTTAAACATAGAACCTTGatttattgtattcaatttcagaataaaaacttattgaatATGAAGTGAAAGAATATTCTATGGGGATAAATTCAACAAACATAGTAGGTACGTAAACATTACCAGCTGTGCgaataattcaaacaaaacatttcatcataataatacaatttgctctatttaaatattattcattagtttaattatattttttagcaaaatattacaacaaagaCTTCTTAAaaactgttgtttttttattccatatatgatatatgtatgtaattaattttctacaTTGTATTTAGCAATATCAAGCTACAATGAATGTCGGAGCATTTGGAGAGAGGGAGGTGGCTCTCATTGCTGATGAACTGAGCCGTGCTGTGGAACTTACTCTTAACCCCACAGTAGCACATGATGCAAGGAAACAGGCTTACACCGCTTGTGAGAGGTAGAATagcaaaagaaatatttttcgtaatattataatttctaaatattcaaAAGCATTTTTAACAGTTTCTAATTGTCATAAACAAACTCTTTAGTTTCAAGGAGAATTCACCATGGTGTGCTCAGGCAGGTCTGATACTTGCTAGTGGAGCCATGTATTCACCGGTTGTAAAACATTTTGGACTACAATTGATGGAACATACAGTGAAGTATAGATGGACTCAAATAACTCAAgcggaaaaaatatttatcaaggtaattttataattacacaattattttattcataaataccaGAGATTGTATAGcttgtaaaaattaaagttaatggATGTTGTTGAAACAATTACCGCAATCCTTAATTTATATCTCAATTTAAGTGATATACAAATTTTTTTCAGGAAAATGCAATGAAGTTACTTTATATGGGTGGATGGGAAACTGCACATTTAAATGATGCATTAGCTCGGGTTATCGTCGAGATGATTAAACGAGAATGGCCCCAGCAATGGCCAACACTGTTGGCAGAACTAAGTGATGCTTGCAGTAGGGGTCATCTTCCCACTCAGATTGTACTTCATGTATTCTTAAGACTGGTAGAGGATGTAGCTACATTACAGgtttgttaatgtaattattatatatcaattgtaTATCTGCCAGTTTCTAAAATGATAAGCAATGTCTGAATCACTAAcccaactaaatataaaatttaatttcattatcagCTATTATAAACAATTGCTATACCAATTAGATAAAACTCCAATTAGTTTATCTAATTCTATTCTGTGTGTACCACTGAAAGTGAAGGTTAGATATGTAGCCATTTCTATGCGGTTTCCAATGCACAGACTCCAAATAGAAATAATAGGATAATTGAAATGAcctgtattttataattcatatttaaaatcttgtaaatgcacaaattatcaataaatctcTTTAAAAGCTTTACTGCATAGTTTTTACGGTACTGACCTAATACAAAATGATAggagcaatttattttatataaatattatcattatcttTGTAACTATATAATATCCAACTAAGAGAATTCATTTCACTAGATGATAACATaacatgttaatattaatatactttattgtacaccacaaacaaaaatacagaaatcataggattaaacaaaaaaaaaaaaacaaatagaaataatgctcaaaacaaaaataaaataacatcatcaatctttactttcaatttttaatttaatatcctaCAAAGGTGCTCAATGTtgtagattttaataattagcaaaccatacttttatttaagacaCTAGAACAGCACCAGCGTAGGAAGGATATTTACCAAGCCTTGACTAGTAACATGGCAGAAATATTTGCTTTCTTTATGCGTCTCATTGAGCTGCATGTTCAAGAATTTAGAGAGAAGACTGCTGCAGGGGATTACGCTGGTGCATCAAGCAATGGTAGAGTTGTTCAGGTAAacaagtaaacaatatttactcAGCATGAATTCCTTAACATCATCTTTGCCTTTTAGTGGTTGGTTATCCAATTACATTATAActcaaattctttttttataatcgatcgtactttgtaaatttttattatgcaaATGTTTTCAGGTTGTGTTGTTAACATTAACCGGTTTTGTTGAGTGGGTATCAACAAATCATATTGTAACAAATAACGGGCGACTGCTACAAATCCTTTGCATTTTGCTTAGTGATGACGTTTTTCAACTATCAGCTGCGGAGTGTTTGCTGCAAGTCGTGAACAGGAAGGGTTCGGtgagtattgttttttatttcttatgtgccgattttttaaaaatcacaaGTTTCTGTTAtcgaataaattgaattattttttaaagaatttttgattaattcttattttattaccatatttattcaattaatttaacataaactacattaattttatttcttgtttctAGACAAAAGAACGTAAAccattaatgatattatttagtgAAGACGCAATCTCATGCATTCACCGCGCCGCGCTGCAGAGCATTGCCGCGGTCGATGAATCCCACTACTTGTTCCTAAAGAAGCTCTCACAGGTTTGTTGGAAAtagtaacatacatacatacatacatgcatacatacatacatacatacatacatacatacatacatacatacatacatacatacataaataatataaaactacacttattatatgaaacataattaaaacacaaatcaaaacATATGAATCCATGGTTTTTACAAACACATCAATATCTATATGTgtccttttataaattaaatattatctgtttGTAATGTAGTTGCTATCAAGAGAACTAACAAAAGAAACTCAtggttaaaatacattaaatcagAAACTACACAGTATTACTTTATTCTATATGATGTAATCACATTTACTCaacttgttttttaaatctaaataacc
Coding sequences:
- the LOC113397163 gene encoding tudor domain-containing protein 3-like, whose amino-acid sequence is MTLRDNLKDLGWHLSQDGIDIISENGQIQDVNILSRRALDFDLRDIGDTAFPEEFTKDPTKLEKPIVVQIQKIRNVAAPKANEESTSAPRMLKLTLHDGKSTCVGLETSPIPSLSINTPPGTKLLLKNEDLEVCHGVIWLTPAVISVLGGKVSLMIEKWELNRSLAKHTRGGIGVDGGPPPWIAFGQRLEALPVDKQFKSLQEAAKQDNAEFEAQRKGAIAEAQRMSGVKKVFGGGTKPLLDANVQKIVDAGFSEEQAENALKYTKNNVERALRILQKRDNSENRSKEKPKEPDQPKRKGRNKEINDEDGIPVKPSGKVSLFDFLEDKLPNVPDKDKNSRREYNTPSEDRGDRGYGNRDRNSAKNNSRSHGSRYDGPRHRSDRGHYSNDNYHNSHREDRKYQTQNEKPPRFQRKLEEKNKQQHPANLYINNMNLHYNNAYQSHTQYPEINMRNEGNFNDNNMNQPPGFRNNINPMDNLVDATANLNLLTSQTRSSEELSPGRNYQNYPEQAYAPKQSYMPNQNMPDVPPFRRNNDVQKYQDQQYQRRQQQTVQQQQQQQQQQQQQQQQQHNGYMEPQQNPMYSNMNYMSGTQGGFSGRQYGYGSRPQEFNTMRTGGPFLPGSLLGFQNAAVNEQARAMLGVADINWKVGDRCLALYWEDNNFYEAEITGISANTVVVKFCAYGNHEEVLKSNCLPYPNQAASGSAAYPARRP
- the LOC113397528 gene encoding copper transport protein ATOX1 translates to MSSTHIFNVEMTCEGCSGAVERVLNRLKGQGVDNISISLPDQKVIVTSTLSADQLLEVIKKTGKKTTYVGTQ
- the LOC113397269 gene encoding POC1 centriolar protein homolog A-like, coding for MNNNITNLEPSLEKQLKGHRNSITALFYNPNEKQLASSSMDNSVLLWDLRGTMRSYRFQGHDEAVMDVTFSPSGKYMASASRDKTVRLWVPTVTGSTGMFKAHSQTVRSVQFSPDGSKIVTASDDKIVKLWSSEKHKFLASFVGHTNWVRRACMSHDGSIIASCSDDKTTRLWNPDSGECIHTYKDQKGHGMYLAWHPSGCYIAVGTSHGNVKLYDIRTHNLVQYYSIHSDAITQLTFHPSGSYILTSSKDGKMKILDLLEGHPIFTLSGHSGPVNAVAFSPSGKSFASAGDDKLVFIWRTIFTELDGEAKENVEQNAVSTSRSHNSKVSLLKKDRTQGVKIWYQCYHSTKYPVTTFVHIDNVPELSVDSFNHNLQESAPNAHGTMIESSQQSQNQGSSRLTFAPLNNSARIDDNSNMQRHGEDQSGEYSSYSVGHISHIPRTPPSPATYTIPSIHNKSTRTDKNDEDIFGMIKLGNDDVCYTSGTIEWVGRKRSFPLNSGFKTISQNETHLHEPLIKKIKTLNKTYVSGISKIKECDCADILPTVNAIVDHLNALHEAVDIVDLRLNSLEDVITNNN